In Candidatus Woesearchaeota archaeon, the DNA window TGATATATATCCTATTGATGGTTTTCAGGAATGGTATAAAAAAGATAATTTTGAATATTTCTTTGTGAAAACTCAGATTGATTTAGCTCGAAAGAATATATGTAAAAGAAGAAGAATTCCTAAATTAAAAAAACATTATGTAGAAAATCCTAATGAATGGTTAGAAGAAAGAAAGGATTGGAAATGTAAAATGGCATGGGACTTGGAAACTAAAAGACTCCATCCATGGTTAGCTGAAGATGGAAAAATAATATGTCTTACAATAGCGTTCGATTCTAAAGAAGGTTATTATCTACCATGGGATAAAATAGATGTTGATCTTCTATCATCTTTTATGAAACCTAAAAAACATATTGGTACAAATTTGAAGTATGACCAACGGTGGTTAGTGTCCAGAGGTGTTGATTTTGATAGCCTCACTGGATTATTTTGGGATACCTTTCATGCTTCTCAGACAATCAATGAACTGCAAAGGAACGGTCTAAAATCAGATACATGGGTACATACAGAATATGGTGGTTATGATAGAGACTTAGATAGATATAAAGCTATTCATAAAGAATGTAGAAAAGACTATTCTAAAATTCCCTTTAAACTAATGTTTGAATATGCTACCCAAGATCCTATTATGTCTTTTGCTGTATGTGAAAAACAAATAGAGATGGTGGAAAGACTAGATACAATATATCCTATGGATAATGGCTGGTCTATAATGAGATATTTAAGAGAGATTAGATTTCCTTCTACAGTTATGTATTCTGATATAGAAATCAAAGGAATGATGGTTAACCTAGAACAGCTTAAAGAAAACTCTAAGGTTATTCTACAAGAAGTAGCTATTGCTGAAAAAATTGTACTGGAAGCCTTTGGTAATCCTGTATTAAAACTTAGTTCTAATGATGATCTAGGTAGATTTATAGAAAAGAATACAGATTGGAGAATAGATGAAAGAAATAAAAAAGGTATAGCACAGGTAGGTTCTCCTCAATTAACTAGATGGGTAAAACAGGGGCATGATAAAGCAAAACTAATTTTAACCTATAAAGAAAAATCTACACTTTTAAAGAACTTTGTAGGTGGTAAAGAAAAAATAGATATAACTAATAACTTAGACAATAATGATGGATTATTTAATAGCTTATTAACTAATATTGAAAGTCATACTGAGGAAGGTGAAGAAGATAATGGACTATTTCAATATGTAAGTAAAGATGGATTAATTCATGGAACCTTTATGACTATGCTTGCTAATTCACATAGAAATCGTTCACGTGATCCTAATCTACAAAATCAACCTTCTCATGGTAGTAAAGCTTTCTTTATTAGACAGGCATTTACTTGTCCTGAAGATGGTAAATTTCTTTCTTCAGACTATAGTGGATTACAGTTAAGAATTGCTGGTATTTTATCCAATGATCCAGAAATGAGAAAAGTATTCTTAGAGCTTGGTGGTGATATGCATAGTATGACAGCACAATCCACTGTATTAAATAACTCTATACCCTTTGCAGACTTTATGAGAAGAAAAGGTGAAGGAGAATCTTTTATTATTGAAGCAAGATATAGAGCTAAAGCTTGCTTTGTAGAAGGGACAAGAATATTAACAGAGGAGGGTATTCAGAATATAGAAGATATAGTACCAAAGATAGAAAAAGGAAACTTTGTTAAATATCACGGTGAAACTAAGACCATGAACAGAACCTTTTCAGAAACACCTAACTATTCTATATATAAAGAAGTAAGTGAGACTATATTATTTGAGTTGGATAATGGGGATAATATAGAAGTTACTCCTGATCACTTAATGATAGTTATTAGGGGAGATAAAGAGATTAAAGTTCCTGCTTCTGAGATTATAGATTCAGATGAGGTTATTATTTATGGTGAAAAGTAATGAAGATGCTAATGCATTAGCTAATACTAATCAAAAGAAGTTTTTTAATGGTAGTTCAAAAAAATCTAGGGATATAAAACAAGTAGACGCTACTTCAAAAATGATTAATATCTTACAAGATTCGATAGAAGAATCTCACTTTAATTGAGAAATAGAGGTAAACAATGATAAACTTAAAAAAGTATGAACGTAAGACAGGTCTTTCAAAATCTCAATTAGTTGATTTATGGAAAGAAGCAGAAGAAGTAAGTATTGCAATGTTTGGACATTCTAATAATGATGAATATACTATTGATGCTTTTGAAGACCTATTGAAAAGAAAAAAATATATGGAACAGGCTAATAAACCACAAAGTTCTATTATTAACTTCATAGAGAGTGACCAGTCTGTAGAAGATTTTCTTCAGGAATATGAGACTTCTACAAATATGTCTATTGCTACTGATAATGCAAAAATTACTAAAAAAGTAGTAAAGGATATAAGTCAAACACCTATGAAAAAGAAAGACACTGAAGATGAAAAAGAAGAGAATGATGATTTATTGTTGGGGGAAGCTGAAGAGGCACAATTAATGAGTGAAGATATCCGACCATTACTTCATCAGATAGAAAAAGTTGATACTAAGTTTTATACTGATCTAAAGATGATTGAAGTTTATATGAAGGACGGAAGTCTTTTATTAGTTAAACTTAATGATGAAGGTGATACTATCAATGAAATTTCTAGCCCTAGTGTTATGGGAGGTCTAGCTGTAGATTTAGAAAAAGTTTTAGAGGATAAAGATATTCCTTTAATTATGAGTAAACAAAGAAAATGAATATAGAAGGTAAAGGTGTTTAGGATGAAATTAACTAAGGATTATATTATTGAAGGTAAAATTATTAAAGCTGGTTCTGAGATAAATATTACTGAAGGTAAACAGGTAGGAATTTCTTATCATTTTACATGGTTCTATAGGTGTTTAGATATTCTTACTTCTAACTCTTTAATATCAGATAATATAGCTGAGATTAATGGTAAAGATCAACACTATATATCTTTAACTAGAGACTATAGTTTAAGAACACCTATGAAAACAGGTGAATGGGAAATGTGGGGTGACTGTAGAATTGTTTTAGATGGAGATAAATTATCTAATAAATATAGAGTGGTCCCTTTCTATGATAAAGATTGGCTAGGTGATAAAAGTAAATCTTATGGTATATCAGAAAGTGAAAATGCTATATTAACAAAGAGAATTGATCCTTTATCTCCTTATGTACTTCAAGTAGATATTTTAGAGAAAGTATTCCATAAGTCTATCACAGCTATGTTCTCTTTTAAATTAGATAAGGTAAATGATAATAAATATATTCATACACCTACAGGTATTATTATTAACCTTGTAGATAAGTTTAAACCTTATAGATAACTAATAACTATTTAGATATAAACAAAATAGAGGTAATATTATGAAATTAAGTAAAGATTATTTTATTGAAGGAAAATTAATTAAAGAAGGAACTGAAGTTAAAATTATTCAGGAAGAAAATAAAGAACACTCTATTAAAGAAAATCAGGAGTTTTTTAGTATTAGGAAAGCCCCTAATTATATAGACACTGGAGAGTTCTATATTATAGATAGAAACTACACTTATATTAAAAGACATTTATCGATAGAAGAAGCCCATCAAATCTATAGTGGTATAGACTCTATTCTAAGACTAAAAGATGAAGTTGAAAGGAAGTTTGATATTGAATTAGACTTAACTGCTAAAAATAATAAGAGGTAAACAATGCCAACTAGATTTTATTATGATGAAGTAAATGACAATTCTTATCTCAATACCTTTTATGCTTCTGATATAGCTTTAGAAACACATTTTGCTAATATGCTATTTAAAGGAAGTCTGGATAGGATAGTTTATGC includes these proteins:
- a CDS encoding DNA polymerase yields the protein MSDLLNNILQAEDKTINNKKYRSRKKLDSPILYSTGQPRLTILADVPYTDKQIYGVKTELSAMGLDNNYQIVSVLKFKPTDKDISKDITKFYTDNKFNLEEYIPAFSNVITIGRSLYSVTESDDVNIEGFKDTLLWETHFFSPDLKCDIYPIDGFQEWYKKDNFEYFFVKTQIDLARKNICKRRRIPKLKKHYVENPNEWLEERKDWKCKMAWDLETKRLHPWLAEDGKIICLTIAFDSKEGYYLPWDKIDVDLLSSFMKPKKHIGTNLKYDQRWLVSRGVDFDSLTGLFWDTFHASQTINELQRNGLKSDTWVHTEYGGYDRDLDRYKAIHKECRKDYSKIPFKLMFEYATQDPIMSFAVCEKQIEMVERLDTIYPMDNGWSIMRYLREIRFPSTVMYSDIEIKGMMVNLEQLKENSKVILQEVAIAEKIVLEAFGNPVLKLSSNDDLGRFIEKNTDWRIDERNKKGIAQVGSPQLTRWVKQGHDKAKLILTYKEKSTLLKNFVGGKEKIDITNNLDNNDGLFNSLLTNIESHTEEGEEDNGLFQYVSKDGLIHGTFMTMLANSHRNRSRDPNLQNQPSHGSKAFFIRQAFTCPEDGKFLSSDYSGLQLRIAGILSNDPEMRKVFLELGGDMHSMTAQSTVLNNSIPFADFMRRKGEGESFIIEARYRAKACFVEGTRILTEEGIQNIEDIVPKIEKGNFVKYHGETKTMNRTFSETPNYSIYKEVSETILFELDNGDNIEVTPDHLMIVIRGDKEIKVPASEIIDSDEVIIYGEK